CGTCTCGGTGAGCTTTTCATCCGACTTGATGGGGAGCCTGCTGGCGCGGCATCCCGAATTGAACGGCCGGTTTTTCTGGGCCAATGCGCCCCGCCCCATTCGCGTGGTGCGTGATAGCCGCCAGATGGCCGACCTCAATCGCGCCGCGATGTTGATGGAGCGTCAGACCGCCTCGTCCCTCGCCGCCGAAGCATTCCTGCTGCCGCTGCTTTCATCGCTGATGGCAGAGCAGGTGCCCCTGCCCTCTGAAGCGCCGGATTGGTTGATGCGCGCCTGCAACGCCGCCAAAGAGCCCGCGATTTTCCGCGATGGCGCTGCCGGTTTCGTCCGCGTCACTGGCCGCGCCCATGCACATGTCAGCCGCACGGCGCGTCATTTCCTTGGGCAGAGCCCTTCGGAGTACATCAACGAAATCCGGATGCAGCACGCCGCGCGGATGCTGACGGGATCGGGCGATAGTTTGGCCGAGATCGCCGCCGATTGTGGCATCCCGAACCTCAGCCACTTCCACAGGCTGTTCTTGTCCTACCACAAGATGACGCCGGCACAGTTCCGGCGTCAGTTCCAGACGAACGCGATCCAGCCCGCCTGATTACTTACGGTTACGCCAGCGGTTGAAGCGCGATTTGCGCTCCGCAATGCCTGCCTCCATACGGTCCACACCATTGCCAGCACGGCCCAGCGCGGGGTCCATGACGCGTTCGCGGAACTGGAACCAGACGCGGCGGGTGAACAGGATGAAGATCGCCAGCGCGATGAAGAAGATGATGTTGAACCACGGAATGATGGTCACATCGGGGCCATCAACAGGCTTGATCCGTACGGCATTCGGGAACGTGGTGAGGAAGCGGTTGCGCCAGCCGTATTTGGTGATGACGACCCACTGCGGGTTGGCAGATGTCGATGTGTACTCCTGTGCCTCGCCTTGGAGATCACGGCTGTCGAATTTGAAGTACGGCGGCCAGATCCAGCCCGTATCCTCGTTACGATAGATCATGATGTCATTCGCTTCGGAGCCGCGGATCAGACCGAACAGATAGGTCGGGCGGCGCACCGTATTAATGAACAGCACGTCCCGCGAGCCGAGGTCGGCGTTACCGCTTTCAGGCTGCGCGTAGAACATCCTGTTCCAGCGACTGAAGTCCTGACGGATGACCTCCGTCCCCGTGATGCGCGCGATGTCGTGCTGCGGGAGCACGTAGTCGAAAAACGGCAGCAAGAGCACCACGAGCACAGCGCGGAAAATCATCCGGAAAGACATATCGACCTCAGTTCGTCACAAAATAGATCACCGCCACGGTGACTGCTGGAATAATATAGACCAGCAGTATCAGCTTTTTACGAAAACTGCGTTCGTAGCGGGTCATGTTCTCGGCGATATAGGCTTCCCGCGCGGTGGGATCACCCCCGAGATTGGTCGCATCCCACGTTTTTTCGAGCTTCTCGCGCCTGACGGACCGCGAATAGACGGAAACAACAAGGTAGAAAGCTGAAAGGACCAGGCCGGAGCCCGCAAGAAAGACAATGAACCGCACCGGCCCTTACCAGACCACCTTGCTCCAGTGGCGAGGCAGGTTCGCGATCGACAGCACAAGAACAGGCCCCCAGAGCAGCGCGGAAATCGCGGCGAGCGGGACGAAGTGTTCAAGCACGGCCGTGAAGCCCGCGTCGAGCAATTCGAAAATCGGGAACCCTTGGATTACGTAGAGGCCGATGAAAAAGCAGATGCCGATCAGCATCATCACAAGGATTGAGATGACAGCATTGATGGCGAGAGGCTTGAGGCCTTCGGGCAGAAACTTTGCGATGAGCTGCGGGATGAGCCATCCAACGACGGCCAATGCGACGGCAGGTAATAGAATTGCGTACAAAGGTCGCCTCCCACTGGCGTCTGGCTTCGGCAATAAGCTGTACTCTACGAGCCGCACATTCAACCTCGACGTTCCCCAGAACCCGACTTCTATACCAAAGTGTGAGTTAAAAGTGCGTGATGGTGAGAAATTAGGTTCATAAAACTAAAAAGCCGAAGGATTACTTCTCCGGCTTTCGCTTTGATGTCATTTCAACTCAAGCCGAGTCGTCAGTGGCATGTTCGCCCTCAAGTTCGACCTCTGCATCCGCCGGAAGCTCGCCGTTGGCGATTTCGTCGGCGATAATTTCAGCAATCGGACGGTCAGCGGCAATGGCC
Above is a window of Marivivens aquimaris DNA encoding:
- a CDS encoding AraC family transcriptional regulator, whose protein sequence is MSVLLLKSDDVLPAGGHWALSRALLSKRKPKSLHHHDFYELIWVQNGKLRHHLEDRHEDLLEGSLLFVQPQHIHALQGRGEEAMAVSVSFSSDLMGSLLARHPELNGRFFWANAPRPIRVVRDSRQMADLNRAAMLMERQTASSLAAEAFLLPLLSSLMAEQVPLPSEAPDWLMRACNAAKEPAIFRDGAAGFVRVTGRAHAHVSRTARHFLGQSPSEYINEIRMQHAARMLTGSGDSLAEIAADCGIPNLSHFHRLFLSYHKMTPAQFRRQFQTNAIQPA
- a CDS encoding DUF1523 family protein yields the protein MSFRMIFRAVLVVLLLPFFDYVLPQHDIARITGTEVIRQDFSRWNRMFYAQPESGNADLGSRDVLFINTVRRPTYLFGLIRGSEANDIMIYRNEDTGWIWPPYFKFDSRDLQGEAQEYTSTSANPQWVVITKYGWRNRFLTTFPNAVRIKPVDGPDVTIIPWFNIIFFIALAIFILFTRRVWFQFRERVMDPALGRAGNGVDRMEAGIAERKSRFNRWRNRK